The following proteins are co-located in the Tachysurus vachellii isolate PV-2020 chromosome 17, HZAU_Pvac_v1, whole genome shotgun sequence genome:
- the LOC132859791 gene encoding TNF receptor-associated factor 4-like: MLFHSAGVFKCPEDQMPLDYAKIFPDVELEQQILALPIRCIHSEEGCRWSGQNKQLQVHLSVCTYNVVPCPNRCMMKLLRRDLPQHLQHDCTKRKLHCDHCAEEFTGEAHERHQDMCPEESVYCENKCGARMVRKLLTQHSVSECPKRKLSCKYCSKEFLYDTIQHHQSQCPRVPVQCPNSCGTPGITRDDLTIHVKESCGTSMVLCPFKDAGCKYRCSKPAVSLHLDEAAHSHLSLLSSLVSRQRLELRELRRRVEELSGTQDGTLLWKIPNYSRHLQETRNCSNGTSELFSPVFYSHRYGYHLQVSVFPNGNGSGEGTYLSVYIRVLPGEYDGLLEWPFPHRVTFSLLDQSDPALSKPQHVTESFSPDPNWKNFQRPRPGAIGSVRTSLLDESMLAFGYPKFISHEQMKQRNYIRDNAIFIKASVDVVQRIIN; the protein is encoded by the exons ATGTTGTTCCACAGTGCCGGCGTGTTCAAGTGCCCAGAAGATCAGATGCCTCTCGACTACGCTAAA ATTTTCCCGGATGTCGAGTTGGAGCAGCAGATTCTGGCTCTGCCCATCCGCTGCATTCACAGTGAGGAAGGTTGCCGCTGGTCAGGACAGAATAAACAActacag gtcCATCTCTCAGTATGTACCTATAACGTGGTGCCGTGTCCTAACCGCTGCATGATGAAGCTGTTGCGCCGTGATCTTCCTCAGCACCTGCAGCATGACTGCACCAAGAGAAAGCTGCATTGTGACCACTGCGCTGAGGAGTTCACCGGGGAAGCACATGAG AGACACCAGGACATGTGTCCAGAGGAGAGTGTGTACTGTGAGAATAAGTGTGGGGCTCGTATGGTGCGCAAGTTGCTGACGCAGCACAGCGTGTCCGAATGTCCTAAACGCAAACTGTCCTGTAAATACTGCAGCAAAGAGTTCCTGTACGACACCATTCAG caTCATCAAAGCCAGTGTCCACGCGTCCCAGTGCAGTGTCCTAACAGCTGCGGCACACCCGGCATCACCAGAGACGATTTAACCATTCATGTTAAGGAGAGCTGTGGAACCTCTATGGTGCTCTGTCCCTTTAAGGACGCCGGCTGCAAATACAGA TGTTCCAAGCCTGCAGTGTCCCTTCACCTGGACGAGGCCGCTCACTCTCACCTGTCTTTACTCAGCAGTCTTGTTTCTAGGCAGAGACTCGAGCTGCGAGAGCTGAGGCGTCGTGTCGAGGAACTTTCCGGAACCCAAGACGGGACTTTGCTTTGGAAAATCCCCAACTACAGCCGTCACCTACAAGAAACCAGAAATTGCTCGAATGGAACGTCGGAGCTCTTCAGCCCCGTTTTCTACTCTCATCGCTATGGATACCATCTCCAAGTGTCCGTCTTTCCTAACGGGAACGGCAGCGGCGAAGGAACATACCTCTCCGTCTATATCAGAGTGCTCCCGGGTGAGTACGACGGCCTGCTGGAGTGGCCGTTCCCTCACCGCGTCACCTTCTCACTGCTGGACCAGAGCGACCCAGCACTGTCCAAACCTCAACATGTCACCGAGAGCTTCAGCCCAGATCCCAACTGGAAGAACTTCCAGAGACCTCGACCTGGAGCAATCGGGAGCGTACGTACCAGCCTTTTGGACGAGAGTATGCTGGCATTCGGCTACCCCAAGTTTATCTCGCACGAGCAGATGAAGCAAAGGAACTACATCAGAGACAACGCCATCTTCATCAAAGCTTCTGTAGACGTGGTGCAGAGAATAATCAACTAA